The genomic region CGGCAATGCTAACCTGGCTAATGCCATCGTTTTGCTCGCGTGCAGCTGTGCTGATATCGCCCAGCATTTGGGTAACGCGCGCCACGCTTTGCGCCAGTTCATGCATCGCCGCCTCGGCATCACGGACCATCTGGGTGCCGCTTTCTACCTTGCCTGCCGAGGCATCGATACGTTGACGAATATCTTTGGCGGCGTCGCTGCTGCGCGAGGCCAGCTTGCGCACTTCATCGGCCACAACGGCAAAACCTCGACCATGTTCTCCAGCACGGGCAGCTTCTACGGAGGCATTCAGCGCCAGCAGGTTGGTCTGGAAAGCGATGCCATCAATAACGCTGACAATGCTCTGAATTTCATCTGAGTTGGTGCGAATCTCCGTCATCGTCGCGACCACTTGCTCAAATGCACTGTCAGTTCGGGAGGCTAACGCCGAGGCCGTTTGGGAAAGCCCGCTGGCTTCCTGCGAGGCGTGGGTGGTGTGACCAACGGTGCTGCTGATCTCTTCCATCGCTGAAGAGGTCTGTTGCAAGCTGGCGGCGGCCTGTTCGGTACGCCGAGAAAGATCGTGCCCTCCTTGGGTAATTTCATTGGCGGCATGGTTAACCGCTTCGCTGCTGCGCCGGACATCCAGCAAGATGGTTTGGATTTTCTCCGCGAAGGCGTTGAACTGCTCTGCCACGGCGGCGCTTTCATCGCGACCATGAACTGGCAAGCGTTGGGTGAGATCACCATGCCCTGTCGCGATCTCTTCCATGCGGTTGGCCAAGCGCTTAAGCGGGCGTGCGATACGTCCTCCAATCCACCATAGCGCGAGGATGCCAATAGCGGCGAGCAGAAGCCCCACGAGTGTCATACCCAGCGTGTTTTGCTGGCGCTGCTCACTGAGCACGTCTTGCAAGGCGTTGAGTTCGGCGAGCACGACGGATTCCGGCAGCTGCAAAACCAGCACCCACGGCTGCTCCGTATTGCCAATGCTGATCGGCTGGTAGCGCTGAAACATACCGTTAGTCATGTTGCTGACGAGACGGCCTTGTGCTGTGGCTTCGGAAATGCCCGCCAAGGCGGTGTCGCTCAGCGAATTGCTGGCGTGAAGGCCGAGCGCCTCTTCACCGTTGGTGTCCGCCACTAGGCCACCGCGACCTGCCACCAGCGCCATACGACCGGCGCCGTTATAAAGCGTCTGGTTAGCCTCGTTTAACAGGGTTTGAATAAAGTTCAGCGCCAGGTCGACCCCGGCAACGCCGCGAAATTCGCCATCCACTAAGATCGGCGCGTTAAACGAGGTCACCAATTGGGTCTCGCCGCCGTAATCGTACGCGGCAGGGTCGATCACACAGGGGGCAAGGGTCTCGCGTGGGCAGAGGTAGTACTCTCCTTCCCGCACGCCGCTAGCTAGACGCGTTTCGCTTTCTACGGTGTCACCTAGCGGTAAGACTTCGAGCGAGCCGTCCCCAGCGCGATACCACCAGGGCATAAAGCGGCCACTGCCGTCGTGGCCGTAGCGTTCGTCGCCTGCGTAGCGAGCGTCATCCCCAAAGGCGTTGGGCTCCCAGCCGATATAGGCATCTAACAGATCAGGGTTATCGGCGACGGTTTGGCGCACAAGGTTGGATAGCTGGCGACGGCTCAGATGGAGCGCACGAAATCCTTCCTCGTCTTCGATGCCCATCAACGCATTAGTGGAGGCGAGCTGTGACGCAAGGGTCATCGCTTTGTCGAGTTCTCGACGAATACGCTCACCCTCTGCTTCCGCAATGGCGTTTAAGCGGGCATCCAGGGCACTCTCCATAAGTTCACTGGTGTGGTCATCCACGGTTTGCTGGGTGTGAGCCGCGGCGACCACGTTATACACCACCATGGCGGCCACAATGGCTAGCAGGCAGGGGCCTGCTAGCGCTACAACGAAAGAGCGTAACGAGCGGAAATGCATAGGGAGGCGTTCCAGTTTCTGCAAGAGGCTAAAGCGCATTGAGTGCCATCTTTTCTTTTAGTCAGTAGCGCAAAGAGGCATGACAAGCGCGTGACATGGCCGCCTCCGCAGGCGAGAAGTCGGAGGCGGCATGAAGTGACGGTTAGAAACTCTCTGACGTGCGCGGTAAGCGATCCTGCGGCGCTTGCAGCGCAGGTGATGCCGCGTTAGAGAGTTTGAAGCTACTGATTGTGCCGGTCAGGTGATTGGCCTGCTCTTTTAGCTGTTCAGCAGCCGTGGTGGACTCCTCCACCATGGCGGCGTTTTCTTGGGTCATTCGGTCAAGTTCAGCCACCGCGATATTCACTTGATTAATGCCATCGCTCTGTTCGCTAGTGGCGGCATTGATCTCTTCCAGTACATCGGTCACACGGGTGATGTGGGCGACAATATCCTGCATCGTCGTTCCTGCATTCTGTACCAGCGACGTGCCGTTATTCACCTTGGTCTGCGAGTCTTCAATCAGCGTTTGTATGTCATGGGCGGCTTCGCTACTGCGCCCGGCTAGTTTGCGAACTTCGTCGGCCACCACGGCAAAGCCGCGGCCATGTTCGCCTGCACGGGCAGCCTCCACCGAAGCGTTAAGGGCCAGCAGGTTGGTTTGGAAGGCAATGCTGTTCATGAGCGTGACAATTTCACCAATCTTATTCGAGGCTTGAGAAATGTCCTCCATGGTAGTGACCACATTGGCCACCACTTGGCCGCCCTCTTTAGCAACGTTTGACGCTGCATGGGAGAGCTGATTGGCTTCTTGGGCAGATGCAGCGGTGTGCTGCACGGTGCTGGTAATCTGCTCAACCGACGCAGACGTTTGCTGCAGGCTAGAGGCGGCGTTATCGGTACGCCGAGATAAGTCCTGGCCGCCCATAGCAATTTCGTTAGCCGCATGATGAACCGCTTCACTGCTCGTGCGCACATCCAATAATACGGCTTCCATTTTGCCCACAAAACGGTTGAAAGCGCTGGCAATTTGCGAGACTTCATCGTTGCCTTCTTCCGGCAGGCGTTGGGTTAAATCACCTTCACCGGAGGCAATGTTATCCATCGCGTTACGCACCCCAAGCAAGCGGCGAAGCAGCAGCGAAAGCAGCATACTAAAGACCACCGCGGTAATAGCGGCGACAATCAATAAGGTGATTATCGATGTCGATGCAATCGCGCGTAGACCTGCAGTGGCTTCGTGTTGATCAAGTGCCACCACGAGCTGCCAATCGGTATTGCCGCCAATTGGGTGACCAAGGAGCAGCTTGCTGTCACTGCCTTCTAACGCTAGCGGTTGTGGTGTGGTGGCCGCTGAAAGTTGTTGCAGATAAGCAGGGGTTAACTCATGGCTTAAGACGCTGGCGGGCTCAAGGGTAAGTTCACTGTTGGGATGGGCGACGAGCGTACCGTCACCGGTTACCAGAAAGCCAAAGCTTGCAGGCGTGGGGGCGATGCCTTCCACAATGGCCACCATGTCGCTGATATTAACGTCTGCGCCTATCACCGCATGAAGCCGATTGTTTTGATAAAAGGGCCGAGCAAAAGTCACCACAAGGTCGCCGGTTTGGGCATCGACGTAGGGAGCGGTGACGATGGTGTCTCTGCGATTAACGGCCTCTTCATACCAGGGGCGCTCGCGGGGGTCGAATTCTGCGGGCGGTTCCCAGCCGTTGAAGAAAATCGTCTCACCGCTCTGGGCATAGCCTATATAAGTCGCCATAAAGTCGCCGGAGGTGGTGAGCTGACGTAGCGCCGCCCGAGGGTCGTCGCTCAACGCCGCCTCTTCCATGCCGGTTAACATGGTGCCTCGTGATGCAATCCACTCATAAAGAGCACTGCTATTGCCGCGAACAACGGCGTCTAGGTTGCGCGAAATCTGTTGAGCATTGTGGTGTTTAACCGTGGTGTAACTGGCAATGCCGTTAATTATCAGCGCAAGGATTATTGCTGTCAGAGCAGCAAGTAAGATTCGTACGCGAAGGGAGGAAAACATGGTCGCTCTCTTGAGGATGGCTGGATACCATCGCTCTATCGGCAAGAGCGACCACTACTTGAATAACGCCGGACAATTAACGTAAATCGCTGACCGCATTTTGAATGTCAGCTAGCGACGCTTTACTTAAATCTTTTGAGAGCGAGTGTATGACCAGCTTTTGGGTAGGGTTATCGAGCTTCTCACGCAGCAGCCCCAAAAATTTCGGGGGAGCGACCATGATGAGCTTTTCCATGCTGTTATCGACGCGTGCGCTATACAAGCGCTGTGCTACCTCTTTCGCAAACAGCTCGTTTTCATGCTGAGAGGCAGCGCCCTCTTCACCGGAGGAGCGTGACGTGGTGGACATCGACTCATGCACATCGGCACCGCGACGGTCAGTAATCAAATCACCTTCATGCAGCCGTCCTTCGGCGTGTACCAAACTCTCCTGTTCAACGAGGTTTAGCGCATCACGGGTGAAAATACGCGCGCGCGCGGCATCGGCTACCACAATATAGGTGGTCATCGTCATACGTCCTCCTTGTCGTTAGTTACCCTCTAACCATGGCAAGCGTTTGCCGTTTGGTCAAACACTTGCGGCGGTTATAACACCTTGCTGCGCAGCAGGCTGGTAATCGCTTCGCCAATCAGTACCAGCACGATAATCGCAATTAAAATGGTGGCAACGGTGGGCCAGGCAAAGGTATCAATAGCACCTTGCAGAATCACGCCAATACCGCCAGCGCCGACTAGCCCCAGCACGGTGGACTCACGAATGTTGATGTCCCAGCGCAGAATCACGATGGCAAAAAAGGCCGGCATTACCTGGGGCACAATAGCGTAGGCGACGACTTTAGCTTTGGAGGCACCGGTGGCTTCCATGGCTTCCACCGGGCGGCGGTCGATCTCTTCGATGGCTTCACCCATTAACTTGCCGATGAAGCCTATCGAACGAAACACAATCGCTAGAATCCCTGCTAATACGCCAGGGCCGAAAATGGCCACGAACAGTAGCGCCCATATAATCGTATTCACCGAGCGGCTGGAGACCAGAATAAAGCGCCCAAGCCACAGGCAAGCACGGTTGGGGGTGGTGTTCTGGGCGGCGATATACGCGACTGGCAGCGCCAGAAAAATAGTCAGGAACGTGGCTAACGTGGCGATATGCACCGTTTCGATCAAGGCATTGATAATATTGCTGAGTCCAGCGGCGCTGGGCGGCCACATGCGTGCACCCAGATTCGACATTTGGTTAGGGGCGTCCCATACCCAGGGCCAGAAAATATCAATGTCGCGGACTGCCCAAAACACCAGCATCAATGTACCCAGCATCACCGCGTAGCGGATGAGGCGTTCTTTGCGGTCGTAGCGATGCCAGACGCGGTCGGCTAATTGCTGTGCGTGATCTACCATATTTTTTTCCTCACCCAGCCGCTGATGCCTTCACTGAGCAAAATAACCGCAATAATGACCAGCAGGATCGCAAAGGCGAAGTCGTAATCGTAGCGGCCGAAGGCATTCATTAGCGTCCCACCGATACCGCCTGCGCCAACAATGCCCACCACCGCCGAGGCACGCAGATTACTATCCAGTTGGTACATCGATAGACCCACCTGGCGAGGCAATATTTGTGGGAAAACGGCGTAATAGAGTGTGGCGATGTAGCCCGCACCTGCTGCGCGCATGGCTTCTACTTGCCCCCAATCAATCTCTTCGATCTCTTCGGCGAGCAGCTTGCCGACAAAACCGATGGAGTAGAGAGTGAGCGTTAAAATGCCTGCCAGCGGGCCAAACCCAACGGCGGCCACGAATAAGATCGCCACAATAACGGGGTGAAAGCTGCGCGAAATAATAATCACCGCGCGACCAACCACGTAAATGGGCAGTGGTGCAATGTTACGAGCGGCCATTACCGCAAACGGGATCGATAGCAAAACGCCTAGCAGCGTGGCGAGAATGGCAATCTGGAAGCTCTCTTTAAAGCCTGTTAGCAGCAGTTCGTAACGCTCAAGGCTGGGTGGAAAGCCCCCGCTAAAGATGCGCGCTGCCCGCGGTAGGCCTTCCGAAATACGCGCCCAGTTAAACGGTAGAGAACCGAACGCCCACACCAGATAAATCGCTGCAATAATGAAAATGCCATAGCGAATAAACGGGTTGGCAATAAACGGCGGTTTTTTCCAGGTGCGCGGGGGCGTTGGGGAGTCAGACGGCGTCATGTCGTGGCTCCTCTTTATCGGCTTTAGGCTGCTCGGTAATCGCATCGTCCGGCGCTTCAATACCGCCATAGATGGCGTCAAGAGCGTCTTTGTTAAAGTCTGCGGGCGACCCATCAAAAATCATTTTACCGTGGCGCAGTCCGACAATACGTTCGGTATAGGTTTTTGCCTGGGCAACGTTGTGGATGTTGATCAATACTGGCAGCGACAGCTCACTGGCAAGGCTCTGCAGCAGGATCATGATCTGCTCGGAGGTGCGCGGGTCGAGCGATGCCGTTGGCTCGTCGGCCAGCAGCAAGTCAGGTTCTTGCATTAATGCTCGCACCACGCCGACACGCTGGCGTTCACCGCCGGAAAGCTCATCGGCACGCTTATTAGCGTAATGAGCAATGCCCACGCGCTCCATGAGGCTAAACGCGCGCTCTATATCGGCTTGAGGGTAGCGACGTGAGATGGCTTGGTAGAGGTTAACGTATCCAAGCCGCCCGGCGAGTACGTTTTCCATAACGGTGAGCCGATCCAGTAAGTTAAAGCCTTGAAACACCATGCCAATTTTGCGCCGGGCACGGCGTAACTCAGAGCCTTTCACATTAACCAGTTCGGCGCCGTTGAGTTTGATAGAGCCTGAAGTAGGTTCTACCAACCGATTGATACAGCGAAGCATGGTGCTTTTACCCGCACCGGATGCGCCGACAATAGAAACAACGCTGTTGTCCTCAACCTTAAGATCGAGGCCTTTCAGCACTGCCTCGCTGTGGCCATACCGCTTGACCAGATTCGTAATTTCCAGCATGTGATTGTTTCCATCGAAAGGCGAATCATTGCGCCGCCGGAGGCGGCGCAATCACTGTTACTCCAGGTTTTCGCGTGTATAGCTCACGTCATTAGCTGCCTGGATAGTGCGAATCACCTGCCAGTTATCTTTGTAATTGATCGGAATAAACTTCTCGACGCCTTCAAACTCTTCGCCAAGCTCGGTGCCAACGAAATCGAAGGTAAAGAAGGCTTCTTCGATTTTCTCTACAAGATCCGGGTGTAAGTTATGAGCATAGTTATAAGACGTCGTGGGGAATCGGTCTGATTCATAAATCAGGCGCACATCTTCCTCATCGTAAAGGCCGCGGGCCGCCATCCGCTCGACCACTTCAGAAGCCACCGGTGCTGCGTCGTAGTCGCGCGCAACGACGCCAAGCATCGATTGATCGTGGCTGCCGGAATACACCACGTCGTAATCCTCTTCAGGCGTGATGCCTAGTTCAGGCAGCAGGGCACGCGGGGCCAAGTTGCCGGAGTTAGACGTTGGTGAGGTGTGGGCGACCCGTTTTCCCTTTAGATCCTCCAAGCTCTCGATATCTGAATCTACGTGGGTAAATAGCTGCAGGGTGTAGCCGAACTGGCCATCATCGGACCCCATCAGGGCGAAGGGCACGGCACCTGCCAAGTTAACCGCAAAGGGGGTTGGGCCAGTTGAGAAGCCTGCAATGTGTAAGCGTCCGCTGCGCATGGCTTCTACCTGGGCCGCGTTAGATTGAACCGCAAAGAAGCGCACATCGCGCTCTGTGACGTCAGATAGATGATCAATAAAGGGCTGCCAAATATCCGAATAAATGGCAGGATCTTCGACAGGCGTGTAGGCAAAAATAAGCGTGTCGGGGTTGGCCCATTCGGACTCATCGCTTGGCCGGTCAGCGACCATGTCGCCATCTTCGTCACAAAAAATAGTGTCAAGATCACCGCGTTCGCACTCTGCGAAAGCATGGGTAGAGAGCAGGGCAAAGGGAAGCAGTGATGCAGCCGCGAGCATAGCAAGCGGGCGCTTGCAGAAACGTGATGTTTCCATGGTTAGCCTCTTATGTGCGTTATTTTTGTGTGGTGCTATCCACTATTGAATTTGATGCTTTCTTTTCTTCGGCGTGTGTTTCGCAAGTGGACATTTGTAGCGCTAGATGTTTATTTTTCGAAAACGATCTTCTTCAATCTAGGATTTGTGACAAAGATATGTCAAACACTTTCATCACCTCCTCCTACCATTGGCGTAACCGCTATCTTTTAATGCGCCATGGCCATAGCCAAGCGAATGAACAGCGGCTCATTATTAGCTCGCCTGAACGGGGGCTTAGCGGCTTTGGTTTGTCACTTACGGGTGAAGAGCAGTTATCGAGTGTCGTTGCGCAGTGGCACTGGCAGGCGCCGACGAAGGTAGTGCACTCGGATTTTCTGCGCACCACACAAACCGCCGAACGCGTCGCTACAGCGTTTGGTTTAACGCTTGAGAAAGAAAAACGGCTACGTGAGCGCTACTTTGGCGAGCTGGATGGTCAGGCTGACAGCCACTATCCAAGTGTATGGGCGCACGATGCCCAGAGCGCGAATCACCAGCAGTGGCAGGTAGAAGCGGTCAGCAGCGTCGCCGCGAGAATGTGCGCCGTGATTGAGTCGCTAGAGCAGCAGTGTGAAGGCGAGACGGTACTGGTCGTGAGTCATGGCGACCCACTACAAATACTGCTCACGGCGCTGGCCAATAAACCGCTGACGCAGCACCGAGAGCAGACTGCCCTGCAGCCGGCCAGCATTACTTTACTCGGGAGTTAATCGCTGGCTTGCGCCGGTGGAATCCAGGCAATCATATCCACTTCTACATCGGCGCCTCCGGCAAGGCCGGTGACGCCGATACAGGTGCGGGTAGGCAGTGGCTTCTCGAAGTAGCTGGCGTAGACACCATTCACCTCGTCAAAGTGGCCCATGTTGGTAATAAACACCCGTGACTGAACCACGTACTCAAAGCTGCTGCCGACTTCTTCCAGCACAATCGCTAAGTTTTGCATCACGCGGTGGGTTTGTTCGGTAAACGTCCCCAGCAGCATTTCGTTGGTTTCGGGTACGGTGGGCATTTGCCCGGTAATAAAGACCAAGTCGCCGACGCGGCAAGCGTGGGAGAAGGGCGCAATCGGCTGTGGGGCACGGTCGATAAATAGCTTTTCCATCTTACATTGTCTCTCTTATGTCGATGCGTTGGCGTTGTTAGCTATGTATGCAATACAAAAATGGGCCTGCAATGAGGCCCATTGTCTTACCCCTCGCTCTACTTAGTGTCCCAATTAGTGTCCCAAAATCTGGCTTAAGAAGAGCTGGGTGCGTTCTGATTGTGGGTTGTTGAAGAACGGCTCAGGGGCGTTCTCTTCAATGATTTGCCCCTGGTCCATAAAAATCACCCGGTCAGCCACGGTTTTGGCAAAGCCCATTTCGTGTGTCACGCAGAGCATCGTCATGCCTTCTTCGGCCAGTTCGACCATAACGTCCAGCACTTCTTTAATCATTTCCGGGTCAAGGGCCGAAGTGGGTTCATCGAACAGCATGACGTCAGGGTGCATGCACAGTGAGCGGGCAATGGCTACCCGTTGCTGCTGGCCGCCGGAAAGCTGGCCTGGGTACTTAAGCGCCTGCTCGGCAATGCGCACCCGCTCTAGGTACTGCATGGCCATCTCTTCTGCCTCGCGGCGCGGCTTTTTTTGCACCCACATGGGGGCGATGCAGCAGTTTTCCAGCACTGTTAAGTGAGGAAAGAGGTTGAAGTGCTGGAACACCATGCCCACGCTACGGCGGATTTGCTCGATACGCTTCACGTCTTGGGTCAGCGGCACGCCGCCCACCACGATATCGCCCTGTTGATGCTCTTCTAAGTGGTTGATGCAGCGAATCAAGGTTGACTTGCCTGAGCCTGACGGCCCGCAAATAACGATACGTTCGCCACGTTTTACTTCTAGGTCGATATCCCGCAGCACGTGGAAATCGCCGTACCATTTGTTAACGCCGCGCATTTCAACCATCAGGTCAGACGTGCGGGTATCAGAGAGGTTGGAAGCTGCTTGAGTCATGTCTTTATCCTGCTAAAAATCGTTAATAAAAGCGGCGTTAGCGCTTATGGCCGGTGTGCAGCTTGCGTTCTAAGTACTGGCTATAACGCGACATGCTGAAACAGAAGATCCAGAACATGAAGGCGGCAAACACATAGCCTTCCAGCGAAAAGCCCAGCCAGCGTGAGTCGGCCAGCGCCGCTTGCACGATCCCCAATAGGTCAAATAGCCCAATGATCATGACCAGGGTGGTGTCTTTAAACAGCGAAATGAAGGTATTCACGATGCCGGGAATCATCATTTTCAGTGCCTGGGGAAGCACTATTAGCCCCATGCGTTTCCAGTAGGTCATGCCCAGCGCCGCCGCTGCCTCTTCCTGGCCTTTCGGGATGGCCTGTAGACCACCACGGATCACCTCGGCCATGTAGGCACTTTGGAACAGCGTCAAACCGATCAGCGCACGTACTAGGCGGTCGACGCTCATGTCGGAAGGCAGGAACAGCGGCAGCATGACCGAGGCCATGAACAGCACGGTGATTAGCGGCACGCCGCGCCAAAATTCAATAAAGACCACGCAGAAGCTTTTCACGATGGGCATATTGGAGCGCCGTCCCAACGCCAGCACGATACCAATGGGTAGCGCGCCCACCATACCGACGGTAGCCAGTAGCAGCGTCAGCATTAAGCCGCCCCAGCGGTGGGTCGGTACGCGTGGCAGGTCGAAGTAACCACCGTGCAGCAGCACATAGGCAGCGATGGGGAAGCCGACTAAGGCAAAGACAGCGACCCAGCGCTTGAAGGGTAGGCGGGGTATTGCCAGCCAGGCGATCAGCGTAAAGAAGCCCGCAAAGACAATGTTGGCACGCCAGATTTCATCGCGGGGGTATAAGCCGTAGATAAACTGGGTAAAGCGGGCATTGATAAAGACCCAACAAGCACCTTCCCGTGAGCAGTCTTCCCGTGTGGTACCGATCCAGTCGGCATTTAGAAACGCCCACTGAACGGTGGGAACCACCAACAAATAGAGTATGTACAGCCCGATCAGCGTAAAGAGGGTATTGATGGGGCCATTGAACAGATTGGCACGGAGCCAGGCAACCGCTCCAACCGAACTGTTGGGGGCTGGCCGCTGCTCTATCATGGTTTGATTATGAATCATGTAAACATCCTCACCGTCGGCCTAGCGTTCAACTAGCGCCACTCGGGCGTTGAACCAGTTCATAAACATGGACACCAGCAGGCTGATGGTTAGGTAAACCGCCATGGTCATCGCAATGACCTCAATGGCTTGGCCGGTCTGGTTCAGCGTGGTACCGGCAAACACTGAGACAAGATCGGGATAGCCGATGGCGGTGGCCAGCGACGAGTTCTTGATCAGGTTCAGGTACTGGCTGGTCAGCGGCGGAATAATCACGCGCAGCGCTTGGGGAATCACCACTAAGCGGAGTACCAGATTACGCGGCAGGCTGAGCGCCTGGGCAGCTTCCGTTTGCCCGTGGGAAATCGCTTGAATGCCCGAGCGGACAATTTCAGCGATAAACGAAGCGGTATAAATCGATAGTGCCAACCAAAGGGCAAGGAACTCAGGGATGACCGTAATGCCGCCACGGAAATTAAAGCCGCGCAGTTCGGGCATTTCCCAGGTCACCGGCACGCCGGTGGCAACGAGGACTAACAGTGGTAAACCAAATATGAGTGCAAACGAGATCCAGTAAGCCGGTAGACGTTTACCGGTGGCTTCATGGCGACGCTTATTCCAGATAACCAGCGCAATGCTGGCAATAATGGCGATGAGGAACGTAACTGGGATTAAGCCAAAGCCAGACTCAAACAGTGGCTGAGGTAAATACAGGCCGCGCACGTTCAGAAAAATCGCTTCACCAAAGGCCATGCTATCCCGGGCGCTTGGCAACGTGCGCAGCACGGCAAAGTACCAGAAGAAAATTTGTAGCAGCAATGGAATATTGCGAAAGGTTTCGATATACGCCGCTGCCAGCTTAGCAAGCAGCCAGTTGGGCGATAGGCGGGCGATACCGACAATAAAGCCAATGATGGTCGCAGCTAATACCCCTAGACCACCCACCAACAGCGTATTGAGTAAGCCAACAAAAAAGGTGCGGCCATAGGTGCTTTGAGAGGAGTAGTCGATCAGACTCTGCACGATCCCAAAGCCAG from Halomonas sp. 7T harbors:
- a CDS encoding methyl-accepting chemotaxis protein, with the translated sequence MHFRSLRSFVVALAGPCLLAIVAAMVVYNVVAAAHTQQTVDDHTSELMESALDARLNAIAEAEGERIRRELDKAMTLASQLASTNALMGIEDEEGFRALHLSRRQLSNLVRQTVADNPDLLDAYIGWEPNAFGDDARYAGDERYGHDGSGRFMPWWYRAGDGSLEVLPLGDTVESETRLASGVREGEYYLCPRETLAPCVIDPAAYDYGGETQLVTSFNAPILVDGEFRGVAGVDLALNFIQTLLNEANQTLYNGAGRMALVAGRGGLVADTNGEEALGLHASNSLSDTALAGISEATAQGRLVSNMTNGMFQRYQPISIGNTEQPWVLVLQLPESVVLAELNALQDVLSEQRQQNTLGMTLVGLLLAAIGILALWWIGGRIARPLKRLANRMEEIATGHGDLTQRLPVHGRDESAAVAEQFNAFAEKIQTILLDVRRSSEAVNHAANEITQGGHDLSRRTEQAAASLQQTSSAMEEISSTVGHTTHASQEASGLSQTASALASRTDSAFEQVVATMTEIRTNSDEIQSIVSVIDGIAFQTNLLALNASVEAARAGEHGRGFAVVADEVRKLASRSSDAAKDIRQRIDASAGKVESGTQMVRDAEAAMHELAQSVARVTQMLGDISTAAREQNDGISQVSIAVTDLDQMTQQNAALVEESTTAAEQLKDQANRLDALVGGFTLEAQESRHTQGQHTLPAPTLNAR
- a CDS encoding host attachment protein, coding for MTTYIVVADAARARIFTRDALNLVEQESLVHAEGRLHEGDLITDRRGADVHESMSTTSRSSGEEGAASQHENELFAKEVAQRLYSARVDNSMEKLIMVAPPKFLGLLREKLDNPTQKLVIHSLSKDLSKASLADIQNAVSDLR
- the phnD gene encoding phosphate/phosphite/phosphonate ABC transporter substrate-binding protein yields the protein METSRFCKRPLAMLAAASLLPFALLSTHAFAECERGDLDTIFCDEDGDMVADRPSDESEWANPDTLIFAYTPVEDPAIYSDIWQPFIDHLSDVTERDVRFFAVQSNAAQVEAMRSGRLHIAGFSTGPTPFAVNLAGAVPFALMGSDDGQFGYTLQLFTHVDSDIESLEDLKGKRVAHTSPTSNSGNLAPRALLPELGITPEEDYDVVYSGSHDQSMLGVVARDYDAAPVASEVVERMAARGLYDEEDVRLIYESDRFPTTSYNYAHNLHPDLVEKIEEAFFTFDFVGTELGEEFEGVEKFIPINYKDNWQVIRTIQAANDVSYTRENLE
- a CDS encoding methyl-accepting chemotaxis protein, coding for MFSSLRVRILLAALTAIILALIINGIASYTTVKHHNAQQISRNLDAVVRGNSSALYEWIASRGTMLTGMEEAALSDDPRAALRQLTTSGDFMATYIGYAQSGETIFFNGWEPPAEFDPRERPWYEEAVNRRDTIVTAPYVDAQTGDLVVTFARPFYQNNRLHAVIGADVNISDMVAIVEGIAPTPASFGFLVTGDGTLVAHPNSELTLEPASVLSHELTPAYLQQLSAATTPQPLALEGSDSKLLLGHPIGGNTDWQLVVALDQHEATAGLRAIASTSIITLLIVAAITAVVFSMLLSLLLRRLLGVRNAMDNIASGEGDLTQRLPEEGNDEVSQIASAFNRFVGKMEAVLLDVRTSSEAVHHAANEIAMGGQDLSRRTDNAASSLQQTSASVEQITSTVQHTAASAQEANQLSHAASNVAKEGGQVVANVVTTMEDISQASNKIGEIVTLMNSIAFQTNLLALNASVEAARAGEHGRGFAVVADEVRKLAGRSSEAAHDIQTLIEDSQTKVNNGTSLVQNAGTTMQDIVAHITRVTDVLEEINAATSEQSDGINQVNIAVAELDRMTQENAAMVEESTTAAEQLKEQANHLTGTISSFKLSNAASPALQAPQDRLPRTSESF
- a CDS encoding histidine phosphatase family protein, producing MSNTFITSSYHWRNRYLLMRHGHSQANEQRLIISSPERGLSGFGLSLTGEEQLSSVVAQWHWQAPTKVVHSDFLRTTQTAERVATAFGLTLEKEKRLRERYFGELDGQADSHYPSVWAHDAQSANHQQWQVEAVSSVAARMCAVIESLEQQCEGETVLVVSHGDPLQILLTALANKPLTQHREQTALQPASITLLGS
- a CDS encoding RidA family protein, yielding MEKLFIDRAPQPIAPFSHACRVGDLVFITGQMPTVPETNEMLLGTFTEQTHRVMQNLAIVLEEVGSSFEYVVQSRVFITNMGHFDEVNGVYASYFEKPLPTRTCIGVTGLAGGADVEVDMIAWIPPAQASD
- the phnE gene encoding phosphonate ABC transporter, permease protein PhnE; this encodes MVDHAQQLADRVWHRYDRKERLIRYAVMLGTLMLVFWAVRDIDIFWPWVWDAPNQMSNLGARMWPPSAAGLSNIINALIETVHIATLATFLTIFLALPVAYIAAQNTTPNRACLWLGRFILVSSRSVNTIIWALLFVAIFGPGVLAGILAIVFRSIGFIGKLMGEAIEEIDRRPVEAMEATGASKAKVVAYAIVPQVMPAFFAIVILRWDINIRESTVLGLVGAGGIGVILQGAIDTFAWPTVATILIAIIVLVLIGEAITSLLRSKVL
- the phnC gene encoding phosphonate ABC transporter ATP-binding protein, which translates into the protein MLEITNLVKRYGHSEAVLKGLDLKVEDNSVVSIVGASGAGKSTMLRCINRLVEPTSGSIKLNGAELVNVKGSELRRARRKIGMVFQGFNLLDRLTVMENVLAGRLGYVNLYQAISRRYPQADIERAFSLMERVGIAHYANKRADELSGGERQRVGVVRALMQEPDLLLADEPTASLDPRTSEQIMILLQSLASELSLPVLINIHNVAQAKTYTERIVGLRHGKMIFDGSPADFNKDALDAIYGGIEAPDDAITEQPKADKEEPRHDAV
- a CDS encoding amino acid ABC transporter ATP-binding protein produces the protein MVEMRGVNKWYGDFHVLRDIDLEVKRGERIVICGPSGSGKSTLIRCINHLEEHQQGDIVVGGVPLTQDVKRIEQIRRSVGMVFQHFNLFPHLTVLENCCIAPMWVQKKPRREAEEMAMQYLERVRIAEQALKYPGQLSGGQQQRVAIARSLCMHPDVMLFDEPTSALDPEMIKEVLDVMVELAEEGMTMLCVTHEMGFAKTVADRVIFMDQGQIIEENAPEPFFNNPQSERTQLFLSQILGH
- the phnE gene encoding phosphonate ABC transporter, permease protein PhnE — its product is MTPSDSPTPPRTWKKPPFIANPFIRYGIFIIAAIYLVWAFGSLPFNWARISEGLPRAARIFSGGFPPSLERYELLLTGFKESFQIAILATLLGVLLSIPFAVMAARNIAPLPIYVVGRAVIIISRSFHPVIVAILFVAAVGFGPLAGILTLTLYSIGFVGKLLAEEIEEIDWGQVEAMRAAGAGYIATLYYAVFPQILPRQVGLSMYQLDSNLRASAVVGIVGAGGIGGTLMNAFGRYDYDFAFAILLVIIAVILLSEGISGWVRKKIW